In Drosophila santomea strain STO CAGO 1482 chromosome 2L, Prin_Dsan_1.1, whole genome shotgun sequence, a single window of DNA contains:
- the LOC120443895 gene encoding WD repeat-containing protein 43, whose product MSLGKKHVLGFSPNGGQLFASVDEQAVLRIWNTETNTLYQEYTPNLQTSGSCTALTWVSVSSPRPKKSRKSIQSQDAANDQLYIALGTFKGSVVIYSLAEGKISRTFSGDSHDGAVTSITYDNAGQLYTVGADCRVVVWSWTEERSIAEWQVGPEKPQNIVYLQKSGTLAIGSRQLKVYDIKTKELVETFTGHSGEINTISSVASTDGTEFVLTTAKMERVICFWKIDKKGKNKASACTLLMEDLAYCLTSEVRDDGQLRVASVTRNGIIHIYLLNVNSLSAEKFVKPKVSLQIVSDGTETVEPLLAVAAHFVIDSNRSHEILFGYGSRQQLQFERFTPNYGEKLNVIVRADPKKLYAKKKGKELPGYQAATKVQKPIVNQKTVEYNSALPISQKKVQNEVPMEARLEHLKIQGTKLSGGKLLTQSKTQLLMQALHSKDQAMIQAVLSTEDPDTIHLTLDRLPLDYVNPLVNELSILLQGKHASVRSALRWLHALASTHTSVLMSEDKEALREKLGVCLGVAEQRMHCLSEALQITGRVNLIINQMKRNADNHLNNNKALFVDDDPDEPTPAAEDTLLAENNWSDLEEDQPGSPKNILEDALVADDDLATDDGNADADTDSDVSMD is encoded by the exons aTGTCGCTGGGCAAGAAGCACGTGTTGGGATTTTCGCCCAATGGTGGCCAACTATTTGCCTCGGTGGACGAGCAGGCAGTCCTACGGATATGGAACACGGAGACGAACACGCTGTATCAGGAATATACGCCCAATTTACAGACATCCGGGTCGTGCACAGCGCTCACGTGGGTATCGGTGTCCAGTCCCCGGCCCAAGAAGTCTCGGAAGAGCATCCAGTCACAGGATGCAGCTAATGACCAGCTCTACATTGCTTTGGGAACATTCAAAGGCTCAGTGGTTATATATTCTTTAGCGGAGGGAAAG ATTTCTCGAACGTTTAGTGGCGACAGCCATGATGGAGCAGTGACGTCAATTACATATGACAACGCTGGTCAGTTATACACCGTGGGTGCCGATTGCAGGGTTGTCGTTTGGTCCTGGACGGAGGAGCGCTCCATCGCCGAATGGCAGGTGGGACCCGAGAAGCCCCAAAATATAGTCTATCTCCAGAAAAGCGGCACCCTAGCCATTGGCTCCCGACAGCTTAAGGTGTACGACATCAAGACAAAGGAGCTGGTGGAAACATTCACCGGCCACTCGGGCGAAATAAACACCATAAGCAGCGTGGCGAGCACAGATGGCACTGAATTCGTTTTGACCACGGCCAAGATGGAGCGGGTAATCTGCTTCTGGAAGATCGACAAGAAGGGCAAGAACAAAGCCTCCGCCTGCACGCTCCTCATGGAGGATTTGGCCTACTGTCTGACCAGCGAAGTGCGCGACGATGGTCAGCTACGCGTGGCCAGTGTTACCCGCAATGGCATTATACACATTTACCTACTAAATGTAAACAG TTTATCCGCAGAGAAGTTCGTGAAACCCAAGGTTTCACTTCAAATTGTTTCTGATGGCACCGAAACAGTGGAACCCCTTCTAGCAGTGGCGGCCCACTTTGTGATTGACTCAAATCGCTCACACGAAATCCTTTTTGGCTACGGTAGTCGCCAACAACTGCAGTTTGAACGCTTTACTCCCAACTATGGCGAAAAACTAAACGTTATTGTGCGCGCCGATCCCAAAAAGCTCTATGCgaaaaagaaaggaaaggaGCTGCCGGGCTATCAGGCCGCCACCAAGGTCCAAAAGCCTATAGTAAACCAAAAAACTGTGGAGTACAACAGCGCCCTGCCCATCTCGCAGAAGAAAGTGCAAAACGAAGTGCCTATGGAAGCTCGACTGGAACATCTTAAAATACAAGGAACCAAACTAAGTGGTGGCAAGTTGTTGACGCAGAGCAAGACGCAGCTGCTAATGCAGGCATTACACAGCAAGGACCAGGC AATGATACAAGCCGTTCTGAGTACTGAGGATCCAGACACAATACATTTGACCTTGGATCGGCTACCGCTCGATTACGTGAATCCCCTGGTTAACGAACTTTCCATCCTCTTGCAAGGAAAGCACGCAAG TGTCCGTTCCGCCCTGCGTTGGCTGCACGCACTGGCCTCAACACACACTAGTGTCTTGATGTCCGAAGACAAAGAGGCTCTGCGCGAAAAACTGGGCGTTTGTCTCGGTGTGGCGGAGCAGCGCATGCACTGTCTATCGGAAGCTTTACA AATAACCGGTCGAGTCAACCTGATAATTAACCAGATGAAGCGCAACGCGGACAATCATCTCAACAATAACAAAGCTTTGTTCGTGGATGACGACCCAG ATGAGCCCACCCCCGCTGCTGAAGATACACTGTTGGCAGAGAACAACTGGAGCGATCTAGAGGAGGATCAGCCAGGCAGCCCAAAGAACATATTAGAAGATGCGCTGGTGGCCGACGACGACCTGGCGACCGACGATGGTAACGCCGACGCAGACACAGACTCTGACGTGTCAATGGATTAG
- the LOC120443898 gene encoding uncharacterized protein LOC120443898, with amino-acid sequence MDLFNNDVASCMEHFDNTHYKKPSSQGSGLPTLGPGGALPIANIPNVSSFINQCNKPICDDADMQCIVDLIDGTICEALAIIESDPRGLFIYNFPKRQKMSSISMDSSAFTDTVVANGEDDPSTTNHYMGGLGTSADSVSSGLARKMLTIGDFEYSNAIADIRDFVSRWELSPDTKCVVISNPIRHEVPKKGTILFVDAHFSRPTPRCPNPLAVAKVRFIISLSKILLKHYPVMITYRFEGYNTLYYGLGERCLNSFTFQRFYIDTILHTKLTFFAAISECRHGTIEKPKNNIKTKNTKKSGY; translated from the coding sequence ATGGATCTTTTTAACAATGATGTCGCTAGCTGTATGGAACACTTCGACAACACTCATTATAAGAAACCATCGAGTCAAGGTAGTGGCCTTCCAACGCTGGGGCCAGGCGGTGCCCTACCCATTGCCAATATACCCAACGTATCCAGCTTCATTAATCAGTGCAACAAACCGATTTGCGATGACGCTGATATGCAGTGCATCGTCGACCTGATCGATGGCACCATCTGCGAAGCGTTGGCAATAATTGAGTCAGACCCGCGCGGTCTTTTTATTTACAACTTTCCGAAAAGGCAAAAGATGTCCTCTATCAGCATGGACTCTTCAGCGTTTACTGACACCGTTGTGGCCAACGGTGAGGATGATCCCTCAACCACAAATCATTACATGGGTGGTCTTGGCACCTCGGCGGACTCTGTATCCAGTGGCTTGGCACGCAAGATGCTGACCATTGGGGACTTTGAATACTCCAATGCCATTGCCGACATTAGGGATTTCGTCAGTCGCTGGGAACTGTCGCCGGACACTAAGTGCGTGGTGATCAGCAATCCGATTCGACACGAGGTGCCCAAAAAAGGAACCATTCTATTTGTGGATGCCCATTTTTCTCGACCAACACCTCGTTGTCCGAATCCTCTTGCCGTCGCCAAAGTGCGATTCATCATTTCCTTGTCCAAGATTCTACTGAAGCACTACCCCGTGATGATCACCTACCGCTTTGAAGGTTACAACACGCTCTACTACGGCCTGGGCGAAAGATGTCTTAATTCGTTCACTTTTCAGCGCTTCTACATCGACACTATTCTGCACACGAAGCTGACCTTTTTTGCTGCGATCTCGGAGTGTCGCCACGGCACCATCGAAAAGCCCAAGAATAATATCAAGACGAAGAATACCAAGAAATCCGGCTACTGA
- the LOC120443896 gene encoding glucose-6-phosphate isomerase: protein MAGPLPPLNQEAAFQKLQEYYDSSGKDLNIKDLFVKDAKRFSKYSLRLHTQNDGEILLDYSKNRINDEVWDLLLALAKVRRVDAARDAMFSGQHINITENRAVLHTALRNRGTDPVLVDDKDVMPDVRAELAHMKEFTNMVISGVWRGCTGKQITDVVNIGIGGSDLGPLMVTEALKPYGKGLHSHFVSNIDGTHLAEVLKKVNYETTLFIVASKTFTTQETITNATSAKTWLLEHSKEPESVAKHFVALSTNKEKVTEFGIDSTNMFGFWDWVGGRYSLWSAIGLSICLSIGFENFEQLLDGAHYMDNHFRTTPLEKNAPVILALLGVWYSNFFKAETHALLPYDQYLHRFAAYFQQGDMESNGKFVSKAGKAVKYSTGPIVWGEPGTNGQHAFYQLIHQGTRLIPCDFIAPAQTHNPIAGGKHHKILLSNFLAQTEALMAGKTVDEARAELSKAGLCGNELDNLLPHKVFVGNRPTNSIVVKKVSPFTLGALIALYEHKIFVQGIIWDINSFDQWGVELGKQLAKAIEPELDHCNEVSTHDSSTNGLINFIKANWK from the exons ATGGCCGGCCCACTTCCTCCGCTCAACCAGGAGGCAGCTTTCCAGAAGCTGCAGGAGTACTACGACTCCAGTGGCAAGGACCTGAACATCAAGGACCTGTTCGTAAAGGATGCCAAGAGATTCTCAAAATACAG CCTGCGCCTGCACACCCAGAACGATGGCGAGATACTGCTGGACTACTCGAAGAACCGCATCAATGACGAGGTCTGGGACCTGCTTCTCGCCCTGGCCAAGGTGCGTCGCGTGGACGCAGCGCGGGACGCCATGTTCTCCGGCCAGCACATCAACATCACGGAGAACCGCGCCGTCCTGCACACAGCCCTGCGCAACCGTGGCACGGATCCCGTTCTAGTGGACGACAAGGACGTGATGCCCGATGTGCGCGCGGAACTGGCCCACATGAAGGAGTTCACTAACATGGTCATCTCCGGCGTTTGGCGCGGCTGCACCGGCAAACAGATCACCGACGTAGTCAACATCGGCATCGGTGGCTCCGATCTGGGCCCGCTGATGGTCACTGAGGCGCTAAAGCCCTACGGCAAGGGCCTCCACTCCCACTTTGTGTCGAACATCGACGGCACCCACCTGGCCGAGGTCCTCAAAAAGGTCAACTACGAGACCACCCTTTTCATCGTCGCCTCAAAGACTTTCACCACCCAGGAGACCATTACGAACGCCACTTCCGCCAAGACATGGCTCCTGGAGCATTCCAAGGAG CCTGAGTCCGTGGCAAAGCACTTTGTGGCCCTGTCGACTAATAAGGAAAAGGTCACCGAATTCGGCATTGACAGCACTAATATGTTCGGTTTTTGGGATTGGGTGGGCGGACGTTACTCCCTGTGGTCGGCCATCGGGCTGTCAATCTGTCTGTCCATTGGCTTTGAAAACTTTGAGCAGCTGTTGGATGGAGCTCATTACATGGACAACCATTTCAGGACGACACCATTGGAGAAAAAT GCTCCCGTTATCCTGGCGTTGCTCGGCGTTTGGTACTCGAACTTTTTCAAGGCAGAAACACATGCCCTCCTTCCCTACGATCAGTACTTGCATCGGTTTGCCGCCTACTTCCAACAGGGCGATATGGAGAGCAACGGCAAGTTCGTCAGCAAGGCGGGAAAGGCTGTGAAGTACAGCACTGGTCCGATTGTATGGGGCGAGCCGGGCACCAACGGCCAGCACGCCTTCTACCAGCTCATCCACCAGGGCACCCGGCTGATCCCTTGCGACTTTATCGCTCCCGCCCAGACACACAATCCCATTGCCGGCGGCAAGCATCACAAAATTCTTTTGTCGAATTTCCTTGCCCAGACGGAGGCTCTAATGGCCGGAAAGACGGTCGACGAGGCCAGGGCTGAGCTTTCCAAGGCTGGTCTGTGCGGCAACGAGCTGGACAACTTGTTGCCCCACAAGGTGTTCGTTGGCAACCGGCCCACAAACTCGATTGTGGTGAAGAAGGTCTCACCTTTCACCCTAGGCGCGTTGATTG CGCTGTACGAGCACAAGATCTTCGTTCAGGGCATCATTTGGGACATCAACTCGTTCGACCAATGGGGTGTGGAGCTGGGCAAGCAGCTGGCCAAGGCCATCGAGCCGGAGCTGGATCACTGCAACGAGGTCTCCACGCACGACAGTTCCACGAACGGCTTAATTAacttcatcaaagccaattGGAAGTAA
- the LOC120448403 gene encoding protein lines yields MEATSTAGSGAGTSDVCPCSTVAASTTSASNEQPQTKRQKIEQQIKVGSKALPPQPPDILDLDANSNSHLCSSLSSSSSHSLSTPSTANNSPTTTPCSSRAASYAQLLHNILPRKGDSDPNSQPESAHDEVDRSAKLPNLLTLDTTNSNGSHASSRTNCIQAAAATSIDDMLEFEQSLTRQCLCGVSERTLRKPFQSHYSQDTNGQKRIAYLREWPTNKLLQFLSNLQLLFDIYLKQNAKGFICTRIMDVCDALIRNDHKLIDEIIVLAGYENSYVQFLAGRVLAAFLVIAKQELNDEWLQKIVDQLFNFEQLNQAAVQKIHFSLDIIKRIVEWKDMEIHPLDDDWMVAANSTSAASSVLPLSEASVSYMHFPVQEQPLATNYFALQFREDTEGERETEQEAPDNRDRHRRHFGEEMNVAYEPHPAPQSTTMPSGCHVVTLTDSESFDTTHLKCITIQKLEHKWPTLVKNMSELMAPTHQDAAEHCVLNFLQLWENIISVKANLSIDETRPYYAQLDKFELLLSHSLSCTVYKQMLCLFNEALCYGSTLALQDMLPEETCKLAHQIVCHVRGFRILESLPRRQPDNMVSLIGYNGRPLVYANGTITLAHAAQSGVGEEDGAPPDLIEMDKTLLQKMVLLVLKSIAVTVKEIRSDSSDSSIDSTDYDAFQDMMLIERSIRDVLSKLETFIKQTLEFHPECHFSKILIHLFDDQDDHLIEAMVCTLDVTSGISFRNNAFPELVAMLNPVYTFLEFLKMTSNSSDLLLDLLVSNETCFLLYLLRLLKYIRMNWTMFVHSCHTFGMGSAMLDEAMGVLIRLRLQISRLVSRQLYPYDISPVLRLLESCESLYEGNELS; encoded by the coding sequence ATGGAGGCCACATCCACAGCAGGATCTGGAGCCGGAACGAGTGATGTTTGCCCATGCTCCACAGTAGCAGCCTCTACGACCTCCGCATCAAACGAGCAGCCGCAGACCAAGCGCCAAAAGATCGAGCAGCAAATAAAGGTGGGCTCCAAGGCGCTGCCACCACAGCCGCCGGACATTCTGGACCTGGACGCCAACAGCAATAGCCACCTGTGCTCCTCGCTCTCCTCGTCCAGTTCGCACTCGCTGTCAACGCCAAGCACCGCCAACAACTCCCCCACCACCACGCCCTGCAGCTCCCGGGCGGCGTCGTACGCCCAGCTGCTGCACAACATCTTGCCACGAAAAGGGGACTCTGACCCAAACAGCCAGCCTGAATCCGCCCATGACGAAGTGGACCGATCGGCCAAATTGCCCAACCTGCTAACCCTCGACACGACTAATAGCAATGGCAGTCATGCTAGCAGCAGAACCAACTGCAtccaagcagcagcagcaacgtcCATCGACGATATGCTGGAGTTCGAGCAGTCCCTGACCCGCCAGTGCCTGTGCGGCGTCTCGGAGCGAACGCTGCGCAAGCCCTTCCAGTCGCATTACTCACAGGATACCAACGGCCAGAAGCGGATAGCCTACCTGCGGGAGTGGCCCACAAACAAGCTGTTGCAGTTCCTGTCCAATTTGCAGCTACTGTTCGACATCTACCTGAAGCAGAACGCAAAGGGGTTTATCTGCACACGGATAATGGATGTTTGCGACGCACTGATTCGCAATGACCACAAGCTTATCGACGAGATTATCGTGCTGGCCGGCTACGAAAACTCTTACGTGCAATTTCTGGCGGGACGTGTGCTAGCCGCATTCCTGGTGATTGCCAAGCAGGAGCTGAATGACGAGTGGCTGCAAAAAATCGTCGATCAGCTTTTTAACTTTGAGCAGCTCAACCAGGCGGCCGTGCAAAAGATCCACTTCAGCCTGGACATCATCAAGCGCATAGTGGAGTGGAAAGACATGGAGATCCATCCGCTGGACGACGATTGGATGGTGGCGGCGAATAGTACAAGCGCAGCCTCGTCAGTTTTGCCTCTTTCAGAGGCTTCTGTGAGCTACATGCACTTCCCCGTGCAGGAGCAGCCACTAGCCACCAATTATTTTGCACTGCAATTTCGCGAGGATACGGAGGGTGAGAGAGAGACGGAGCAGGAAGCACCCGACAACCGCGACCGGCATCGGCGCCATTTTGGCGAGGAGATGAACGTCGCCTATGAACCACATCCTGCTCCCCAGTCCACGACCATGCCCAGCGGTTGCCATGTGGTCACACTTACCGACTCGGAAAGCTTCGATACGACGCACCTGAAGTGCATCACCATTCAAAAGCTGGAACACAAGTGGCCCACGTTGGTGAAGAACATGTCAGAGCTGATGGCACCGACGCACCAGGATGCGGCCGAGCACTGTGTGCTAAATTTCTTACAGCTTTGGGAGAACATTATCTCGGTAAAGGCCAATCTGTCCATCGACGAGACGCGGCCATACTACGCCCAACTAGACAAGTTCGAGCTGCTGCTCAGCCACAGCCTCTCCTGCACCGTGTACAAGCAGATGCTGTGCCTCTTCAACGAGGCGTTGTGTTATGGTTCCACGCTGGCGCTGCAGGACATGCTGCCCGAGGAGACGTGCAAGCTGGCTCACCAGATAGTCTGCCATGTACGGGGCTTCCGCATCCTGGAGTCGCTGCCGCGGCGACAGCCTGACAACATGGTCAGCCTGATCGGCTACAATGGCAGGCCGCTGGTTTATGCCAATGGAACAATTACCCTGGCACATGCCGCGCAATCAGGGGTTGGCGAAGAAGACGGTGCGCCACCGGACCTAATCGAAATGGACAAAACACTGTTGCAGAAGATGGTCCTGCTGGTACTTAAGTCGATAGCGGTGACGGTGAAGGAGATTCGCAGCGATTCATCCGACTCATCCATTGATTCCACCGACTACGATGCCTTCCAGGACATGATGCTCATCGAGCGTTCGATCCGCGATGTACTGAGCAAGCTGGAGACGTTCATCAAGCAGACGCTGGAATTCCACCCGGAGTGCCACTTCAGCAAGATCCTGATCCACCTGTTTGACGACCAGGATGACCACCTGATCGAGGCCATGGTCTGCACGCTGGACGTCACGTCAGGGATTTCGTTCCGCAACAACGCTTTTCCCGAGCTGGTGGCCATGCTGAATCCGGTGTACACATTCCTGGAGTTCCTCAAGATGACGTCGAACAGCTCGGACCTGCTGCTGGACCTGCTGGTGAGCAACGAGACCTGCTTTCTGCTATACCTGCTGCGCCTGCTAAAATACATTCGCATGAACTGGACGATGTTCGTGCACAGTTGTCACACCTTCGGCATGGGAAGCGCCATGCTGGATGAGGCGATGGGGGTTCTTATCCGGCTGCGCCTGCAGATATCTCGCCTCGTGTCGCGCCAGCTCTACCCCTACGACATTTCACCGGTGCTGCGCCTGCTGGAGAGCTGCGAGAGCCTCTACGAGGGCAACGAACTGAGCTGA
- the LOC120448428 gene encoding uncharacterized protein LOC120448428 isoform X2: MKPLSDDKVALSKEIKALPSPKKRLASAVGSKKDTNNHHVVPLGILVVLCTVYLMVAGMQHNYRYYFKPGVAAYDLHHSQAGDAHPEAMAEFYDAAPDASCQKLDVFIKESDINTAAQPVSRSQGKPTRRTKNGPGNGVSKQIRLTKSPEGPKKKEASKKSNTAEPIIYLFALVFIYLLLKAASDINQHYKSNKGDKRMRRCSLQSYAQIHKQDRRSSKVEESPIFRRKHIISEERSVSVDRYKYTLNEEGGFTKSAPRVQEYHFRVVSPLASRPSHQHPLRLGGETRFEPHLNRRCSVPISINYQTVPVSSPYPPEMARRGSVISLTGQPEVSGVPSMPSGTADPKRRVRMINRH, encoded by the exons ATGAAACCACTCAGCGACGATAAAGTAGCTCTGTCCAAAGAGATTAAGGCTTTGCCTTCTCCCAAAAAGCGACTGGCAAGTGCCGTGGGCAGTAAGAAGGATACAAATAACCATCATGTGGTACCGCTGGGTATCCTTGTGGTGCTCTGTACTGTGTATCTCATGGTAGCCGGGATGCAGCACAACTACAGGTACTACTTTAAGCCGGGCGTGGCTGCCTACGACCTGCACCATTCCCAAGCCGGCGATGCCCATCCGGAAGCCATGGCTGAGTTCTATGACGCCGCTCCAGATGCATCTTGCCAGAAGCTGGACGTTTTCATCAAGGAATCCGATATCAATACAGCTGCTCAGCCAGTTTCCAGATCCCAAGGCAAGCCCACGAGGAGAACCAAAAATGGCCCTGGGAATGGGGTCAGCAAGCAAATTCGTTTGACGAAATCCCCCGAGGGCCCCAAGAAGAAGGAAGCCAGCAAAAAGAGTAACACCGCGGAGCCCATTATCTATCTTTTTGCCTTGGTTTTCATCTATCTGCTGCTGAAGGCCGCCTCCGACATCAACCAGCACTACAAGTCG AACAAAGGGGACAAACGAATGCGCCGCTGCTCCCTGCAATCCTATGCCCAGATCCACAAGCAAGATCGGCGGTCATCAAAAG TGGAGGAGTCCCCGATATTCCGGCGCAAGCATATTATCAGCGAAGAGCGTTCCGTGTCGGTGGATCGCTACAAGTACACGCTGAACGAAGAGGGAGGCTTTACAAAGTCCGCTCCGAGGGTGCAGGAGTATCACTTCAGGGTCGTGTCTCCTTTGGCCAGCCGGCCAAGTCACCAGCATCCGCTTAGGCTTGGAGGAGAAACCCGTTTTG AGCCCCATCTTAACCGTCGCTGCTCGGTTCCGATCAGCATTAACTATCAGACGGTTCCCGTATCGAGTCCATATCCACCCGAAATGGCCAGACGAGGCTCGGTGATAAGCCTCACTGGTCAACCAGAAGTAAGTGGCGTGCCAAGTATGCCAAGTGGAACTGCCGATCCAAAGCGGCGCGTCCGCATGATAAATCGCCATTGA
- the LOC120448428 gene encoding uncharacterized protein LOC120448428 isoform X1 — translation MKPLSDDKVALSKEIKALPSPKKRLASAVGSKKDTNNHHVVPLGILVVLCTVYLMVAGMQHNYRYYFKPGVAAYDLHHSQAGDAHPEAMAEFYDAAPDASCQKLDVFIKESDINTAAQPVSRSQGKPTRRTKNGPGNGVSKQIRLTKSPEGPKKKEASKKSNTAEPIIYLFALVFIYLLLKAASDINQHYKSQNKGDKRMRRCSLQSYAQIHKQDRRSSKVEESPIFRRKHIISEERSVSVDRYKYTLNEEGGFTKSAPRVQEYHFRVVSPLASRPSHQHPLRLGGETRFEPHLNRRCSVPISINYQTVPVSSPYPPEMARRGSVISLTGQPEVSGVPSMPSGTADPKRRVRMINRH, via the exons ATGAAACCACTCAGCGACGATAAAGTAGCTCTGTCCAAAGAGATTAAGGCTTTGCCTTCTCCCAAAAAGCGACTGGCAAGTGCCGTGGGCAGTAAGAAGGATACAAATAACCATCATGTGGTACCGCTGGGTATCCTTGTGGTGCTCTGTACTGTGTATCTCATGGTAGCCGGGATGCAGCACAACTACAGGTACTACTTTAAGCCGGGCGTGGCTGCCTACGACCTGCACCATTCCCAAGCCGGCGATGCCCATCCGGAAGCCATGGCTGAGTTCTATGACGCCGCTCCAGATGCATCTTGCCAGAAGCTGGACGTTTTCATCAAGGAATCCGATATCAATACAGCTGCTCAGCCAGTTTCCAGATCCCAAGGCAAGCCCACGAGGAGAACCAAAAATGGCCCTGGGAATGGGGTCAGCAAGCAAATTCGTTTGACGAAATCCCCCGAGGGCCCCAAGAAGAAGGAAGCCAGCAAAAAGAGTAACACCGCGGAGCCCATTATCTATCTTTTTGCCTTGGTTTTCATCTATCTGCTGCTGAAGGCCGCCTCCGACATCAACCAGCACTACAAGTCG CAGAACAAAGGGGACAAACGAATGCGCCGCTGCTCCCTGCAATCCTATGCCCAGATCCACAAGCAAGATCGGCGGTCATCAAAAG TGGAGGAGTCCCCGATATTCCGGCGCAAGCATATTATCAGCGAAGAGCGTTCCGTGTCGGTGGATCGCTACAAGTACACGCTGAACGAAGAGGGAGGCTTTACAAAGTCCGCTCCGAGGGTGCAGGAGTATCACTTCAGGGTCGTGTCTCCTTTGGCCAGCCGGCCAAGTCACCAGCATCCGCTTAGGCTTGGAGGAGAAACCCGTTTTG AGCCCCATCTTAACCGTCGCTGCTCGGTTCCGATCAGCATTAACTATCAGACGGTTCCCGTATCGAGTCCATATCCACCCGAAATGGCCAGACGAGGCTCGGTGATAAGCCTCACTGGTCAACCAGAAGTAAGTGGCGTGCCAAGTATGCCAAGTGGAACTGCCGATCCAAAGCGGCGCGTCCGCATGATAAATCGCCATTGA